From a single Brassica rapa cultivar Chiifu-401-42 chromosome A01, CAAS_Brap_v3.01, whole genome shotgun sequence genomic region:
- the LOC103875262 gene encoding polyadenylate-binding protein-interacting protein 10: protein MEYSRHLQVPNFGFLIFWRFSFLTSLSLCPIMAVPENAGVKVDSSGDNNNTASPAAETKPSCLDDQSPIETAGKGRNPNGEREKSGGCLKNLADAFSKLNPMAKEFVPPPYLAQSGVLRNGFAVQPVLADGNDHLPTRRRSFGQGKRRMNKRTSLAQKEDVIRRTVYVSHIDQLVTEENLAGVFAFCGQVVDCRVCGYPNSLLRFAFVEFTNEEGARAALSMSGTVLGFYPLKVLPSKTAIAPVNPTFLPRSEDERAMCMRTVYCTNIDKRISQTDLKGFFEMFCGEVHRLRLGDYHHHSRISFVEFSNAESAIRALNCSGIFLGALPIRVSPSKTPVRPHYPLAESK, encoded by the exons ATGGAATATTCCAG ACATCTTCAAGTTCCTAACTTTGGTTTTCTGATCTTTTGGAGATTCTCATTTCTCACCTCTCTCTCTTTGTGTCCGATCATGGCTGTCCCTGAGAATGCTGGTGTCAAAGTTGACTCTTCTGGTGACAACAACAACACTGCTTCTCCAGCAGCAGAGACGAAGCCGTCGTGTCTTGACGATCAGAGCCCAATTGAGACTGCCGGAAAGGGTCGGAACCCAAATGGTGAGAGGGAAAAGAGTGGAGGGTGTCTCAAGAACTTGGCTGATGCGTTTTCTAAGCTCAACCCCATGGCTAAGGAGTTTGTTCCTCCTCCTTATCTGGCTCAATCTGGGGTTTTGAGAAATGGATTTGCAGTGCAGCCTGTTCTTGCTGATGGGAATGATCATCTTCCTACAAGG AGAAGGAGCTTTGGGCAAGGGAAGAGAAGAATGAACAAAAGAACCAGCTTGGCTCAGAAGGAAGATGTCATCAGGAGAACTGTCTATGTCTCCCACATCGATCAACTG GTTACCGAGGAGAACCTTGCTGGTGTATTTGCTTTTTGTGGACAG GTTGTTGATTGTCGTGTATGCGGTTACCCAAATTCTCTCCTTCGTTTCGCTTTTGTTGAATTCACCAATGAAG AGGGAGCTAGGGCTGCTTTGAGCATGTCAGGGACAGTGCTTGGTTTTTACCCTCTCAAGGTGCTTCCCTCCAAAACCGCTATCGCCCCTGTTAACCCCACTTTCCTTCCCCGG TCCGAGGATGAGCGTGCGATGTGCATGAGGACTGTTTACTGTACCAACATTGACAAGCGG ATTAGTCAAACTGACTTGAAAGGCTTCTTTGAAATGTTTTGTGGAGAG GTTCACCGTCTGAGGCTTGGAGACTATCACCACCATAGCCGCATCTCTTTTGTTGAGTTTTCCAAT GCTGAAAGTGCAATTCGTGCTCTTAACTGCAGTGGCATTTTCTTGGGTGCACTCCCAATAAG GGTAAGTCCATCAAAGACACCAGTAAGGCCGCACTATCCTCTCGCTGAGAGCAAATGA